A genomic stretch from Diprion similis isolate iyDipSimi1 chromosome 1, iyDipSimi1.1, whole genome shotgun sequence includes:
- the LOC124409101 gene encoding uncharacterized protein LOC124409101 yields the protein MALLSNHHSSSSYNQSTSEMLTPIYPTPNRSFDLVNYQSPYTSPNYETMRGPYRDAYQPDGDVTPRRDLELSDYHREPTDFHPRTPEGYERGPYGVLTPLTPQRFESQRANAMEHNLTSPRSTFYEENSTDYHPPAYCYETPPQEPRFHPGESTSFQTETEMRSLGWDPVTSSQKVETSPTSSPRRGRRRSRDVPPSPNVLKRRRLAANARERRRMNGLNDAFDKLREVVPSLGADHKLSKFETLQMAQTYIAALCDLLERHDGKR from the exons ATGGCCCTCCTGTCGAACCaccacagcagcagcagttacAATCAGTCTACTTCCGAAATGCTTACGCCGATTTACCCGACCCCGAACCGCTCGTTCGATCTTGTTAATTATCAATCTCCCTACACCTCGCCGAACTACGAAACTATGCGAGGACCCTACAGAGACGCCTATCAACCTGACGGCGATGTTACACCGAGAAGGGATCTCGAGTTATCGGATTATCACAGGGAACCCACGGACTTTCATCCcaggacaccggaaggatacGAGAGAGGACCCTACGGTGTGCTCACTCCTTTAACCCCGCAACG GTTTGAGTCTCAGCGAGCCAATGCTATGGAGCACAACCTGACGTCACCGAGGTCAACTTTTTACGAAGAGAATTCAACGGATTATCATCCACCGGCTTATTGTTACGAAACCCCGCCCCAAGAGCCAAGATTTCATCCCGGCGAGTCGACCTCGTTTCAAACGGAAACGGAAATGAGATCATTGGGCTGGGATCCCGTCACGTCGTCTCAG AAAGTCGAAACCTCGCCTACGTCGAGCCCGAgaagaggacgacgacgaTCTCGCGACGTGCCGCCCTCGCCGAACGTTTTGAAGAGACGAAGGCTCGCGGCGAACGCGCGAGAAAGAAGACGGATGAACGGGCTAAACGACGCATTCGATAAACTGAGGGAAGTCGTGCCGAGTCTGGGGGCTGATCACAAGCTGAGCAAATTCGAGACTCTGCAAATGGCTCAGACTTACATCGCGGCACTTTGCGATTTGCTGGAGAGACACGACGGGAAACGGTGA